A genomic stretch from Petrimonas mucosa includes:
- a CDS encoding IS4 family transposase, with the protein MHKDKFVFSQLVAFLDRKKFNYIVRKYDGDKYVKHLTCWNQLLALMFGQLSNRESLRDLIIALEAHNSKCYHLGMGRSVSRSSLARANQDRDYLIFEEYAYHLVNEARKKRVIDIFKLDGSVFAFDSTTIDLCLAVFWWAKFRRTKGGIKVHTLYDLETQIPAFFHITDAAVHDSKAMKEIPYEPGSYYIFDRAYNNFKMLYRIHQIGAYFVVRAKKNLQYKTIKWKRRLPKNVLSDGTIELTGFYPKQYYPEPLRLVRYWDEEQKREFVFLTNAMHISSHLVAELYKNRWQIELFFKWLKQHLKIKKFWGTTENAVRIQIYTAICAYCLVAIVQHDMKLDRSTYEILQILSISLTDKTHLRDLFDKTKFQNDKERFGPNGPGLFDY; encoded by the coding sequence ATGCATAAAGATAAATTCGTGTTCTCTCAGCTGGTCGCTTTCTTAGATAGGAAAAAATTCAATTACATCGTTCGAAAGTATGATGGCGACAAATATGTGAAGCATCTCACTTGTTGGAATCAGCTCCTCGCATTGATGTTTGGGCAATTGTCTAATCGGGAAAGTCTGAGAGATTTGATTATCGCTCTTGAGGCTCATAATTCCAAATGCTATCATTTAGGAATGGGCAGAAGTGTTTCAAGATCATCCCTGGCTAGAGCCAATCAAGACAGGGACTATCTCATCTTTGAAGAATATGCCTATCACCTTGTAAACGAGGCAAGGAAGAAGCGTGTTATAGACATCTTCAAACTCGATGGAAGCGTATTCGCTTTTGATTCAACAACCATTGATTTGTGTCTGGCTGTTTTCTGGTGGGCAAAGTTCCGCAGGACTAAAGGTGGTATCAAAGTACACACCCTGTATGATCTGGAAACACAGATACCTGCATTCTTTCACATCACCGATGCCGCAGTACACGATTCAAAAGCGATGAAGGAAATTCCTTATGAGCCCGGATCTTATTACATATTTGACCGTGCCTACAACAACTTTAAGATGTTGTACAGGATTCACCAGATTGGAGCTTACTTCGTTGTTCGTGCAAAGAAGAACCTGCAGTACAAGACCATCAAATGGAAGCGAAGGTTGCCAAAGAACGTGCTTTCGGATGGAACAATTGAGTTAACGGGTTTTTATCCAAAGCAATACTACCCTGAGCCTCTTCGCCTGGTAAGATATTGGGATGAAGAGCAGAAACGTGAATTTGTATTCCTGACAAATGCAATGCACATCTCTTCACATCTAGTTGCCGAACTTTACAAAAATAGATGGCAAATAGAACTTTTCTTCAAATGGCTGAAGCAGCATCTTAAAATCAAGAAGTTCTGGGGTACAACTGAGAACGCAGTCCGAATTCAAATCTATACTGCAATATGCGCCTACTGCCTTGTGGCAATCGTTCAACACGATATGAAACTTGACAGGAGCACGTACGAGATTCTTCAGATATTAAGCATCTCATTGACTGATAAAACTCATCTTAGAGACCTTTTTGACAAAACTAAATTTCAAAATGACAAAGAACGATTTGGACCTAATGGACCAGGTTTATTTGATTATTAA
- a CDS encoding OmpA family protein, whose product MKQFSKLFGILVLGGALVLSGCGASNTVKGSGIGAGAGAAVGAGVGAIAGGGKGAAWGAGIGAILGGTAGAIIGKKMDKQAAELAQIEGAQVEKINEGEAIKVTFESGILFATNSSTLNSVSRASLDKFATSLLNNPDTDVKIYGHTDSTGSDAINNPLSERRAESVYNYLLSKGIDGSRMISQGFGSTQPVADNSTAAGRAQNRRVEIFILPNAKMVKEAQEQAN is encoded by the coding sequence ATGAAGCAATTTTCTAAATTATTTGGCATCCTTGTTTTGGGGGGTGCTTTGGTATTGTCCGGTTGCGGTGCAAGCAACACGGTTAAGGGTTCCGGTATCGGTGCAGGTGCAGGAGCGGCTGTAGGTGCCGGTGTAGGTGCAATTGCCGGCGGCGGCAAGGGTGCTGCCTGGGGTGCCGGAATCGGTGCTATCCTCGGTGGAACTGCTGGTGCCATTATCGGAAAGAAGATGGATAAGCAGGCTGCTGAACTTGCGCAGATCGAAGGGGCACAGGTGGAGAAGATCAACGAAGGTGAAGCCATCAAGGTTACTTTCGAATCTGGAATCCTTTTCGCAACCAACTCAAGCACCCTCAATAGCGTATCCCGTGCTTCCCTGGACAAGTTTGCCACTTCACTGTTGAACAATCCCGATACCGATGTCAAGATCTACGGACATACCGACAGTACCGGTAGCGATGCGATCAACAATCCACTTTCTGAACGCCGTGCGGAATCAGTATATAACTATCTGTTGTCTAAAGGTATAGATGGAAGTCGGATGATCTCGCAAGGGTTCGGTTCAACCCAGCCGGTTGCCGATAACAGCACTGCTGCAGGTAGAGCCCAGAACCGTCGTGTGGAGATCTTCATTCTTCCGAATGCCAAGATGGTGAAAGAGGCGCAGGAGCAGGCAAATTAA
- the yidC gene encoding membrane protein insertase YidC, giving the protein MDKNTVIGFLLIGAIIVAFTFLNRPTQEQLAQQQRMRDSLQQVERQKAALEAERSANGGSGESSEIKQQNSVADFFAVGQVLASDSVTASPDSLDVIQPTGEELVTLENEKLRVTLSTLGGRIHSVQLKGEKRYNGDSLILFEGDEARFNLELFNRNSVRLSTEDQLFTPIVTADGKSVVMRLGSSPERHVDLVYTLPENEFMLDFDIRVVGMKASLHSESLTNLRINWEQKIRQQENGRQFENRFARLNYRYVGQDAQKMSDSKNDRKELTEPIKWFAFKDQFFSTVIIAEKPFSNTILSSQPHVTGEYIKSYKAETWVPVTVDPQRDELTASFNYYFGPNHFYTLKSYDKEISDSSQKLYLEELVDLGYRWLSWINKYFTIPVFNYFLKFNWGMGLIIFIMTLIIKLIILPLTYKSFKSSAKMRVLRPQIKEIEEKYPGQDKEMMLKRQQATMDLYSKAGASPMSGCFPMLLQMPILLAFFFFFPSAIELRHQSFLWASDLSTFDSLIHWDANIPLISKFLGNHISLFCLLMTIVNVFYTKYNMAATDTGQAQMPGMKSMPILMSVMMFFFLNSYPAGLNYYYFLSTLFTIGFTLLFKQLLNEEKLLAQLEANKRKPKKQSGFMARLAEAQKMQEKQARERAKEAAKRNYRR; this is encoded by the coding sequence ATGGACAAAAATACTGTTATTGGCTTTTTACTGATTGGCGCAATTATTGTTGCGTTTACCTTTTTGAACCGTCCCACCCAGGAGCAGCTGGCCCAACAGCAGCGGATGCGCGACTCACTTCAGCAGGTCGAACGGCAGAAAGCAGCGCTGGAGGCGGAACGATCGGCTAACGGCGGTTCGGGAGAGAGTTCCGAGATCAAACAACAAAACAGTGTCGCTGATTTTTTTGCTGTCGGACAGGTGCTCGCCAGCGATTCAGTGACCGCTTCACCCGATTCGCTCGACGTGATACAGCCAACAGGGGAGGAGCTTGTCACTCTGGAAAATGAGAAGCTAAGAGTGACCTTAAGCACATTGGGTGGCAGAATCCACTCCGTACAGCTCAAGGGTGAGAAAAGATACAATGGCGACAGTCTCATCCTTTTCGAAGGCGACGAAGCCCGCTTCAATCTGGAACTTTTCAATCGCAACAGCGTCCGTCTTTCCACCGAGGATCAGCTCTTTACTCCGATCGTTACAGCAGATGGCAAGAGTGTGGTGATGCGACTGGGCAGTTCCCCGGAGCGTCATGTCGACCTGGTCTATACACTTCCCGAGAATGAATTCATGCTCGATTTCGATATCCGGGTTGTCGGCATGAAGGCCAGTCTCCATTCGGAAAGCCTGACCAACCTCCGTATCAACTGGGAGCAGAAGATCCGTCAACAGGAGAATGGACGTCAGTTCGAGAACCGTTTTGCACGGCTCAACTACAGATATGTGGGGCAGGATGCCCAGAAGATGAGCGACAGCAAAAACGACAGGAAAGAGCTTACCGAACCGATCAAGTGGTTTGCCTTCAAGGATCAGTTCTTCAGTACGGTGATCATCGCCGAAAAGCCCTTCAGCAACACCATCCTTTCGTCGCAACCGCACGTTACCGGCGAATATATCAAGAGCTACAAGGCCGAGACCTGGGTGCCGGTGACTGTCGATCCACAAAGGGATGAACTGACAGCATCGTTCAACTACTATTTCGGTCCAAACCACTTCTACACGCTGAAGAGCTACGACAAGGAGATAAGCGACAGCAGCCAGAAACTCTATCTGGAGGAGCTGGTGGACCTGGGATACCGCTGGTTGAGCTGGATCAACAAATACTTCACCATCCCGGTATTCAATTACTTCCTCAAGTTTAACTGGGGGATGGGACTCATCATATTTATCATGACGCTCATCATCAAGCTGATCATCCTTCCGCTCACCTACAAATCGTTCAAATCGTCTGCCAAGATGCGCGTGCTGCGTCCACAGATCAAGGAGATCGAAGAGAAGTATCCAGGTCAGGACAAAGAGATGATGCTTAAGCGTCAACAGGCCACCATGGATCTCTATAGCAAGGCAGGAGCCAGCCCGATGAGCGGCTGTTTTCCGATGTTGCTCCAGATGCCGATTTTGCTGGCTTTCTTCTTCTTCTTCCCGTCGGCAATCGAATTGCGCCACCAGAGCTTTTTGTGGGCGAGCGACCTTTCCACGTTCGACTCCCTCATACACTGGGACGCCAACATACCGCTGATCTCGAAATTCCTCGGTAATCACATCAGCCTGTTCTGCTTGTTGATGACGATAGTAAACGTCTTCTATACCAAGTACAATATGGCTGCAACCGATACTGGCCAGGCCCAGATGCCGGGCATGAAGTCGATGCCGATCCTCATGTCGGTCATGATGTTCTTTTTCCTGAACTCATACCCTGCAGGGCTTAACTACTACTATTTCCTCTCCACCCTGTTCACTATCGGGTTCACCCTCCTGTTCAAACAGTTGTTGAACGAAGAGAAGTTGCTTGCCCAGCTGGAGGCAAACAAACGGAAACCGAAAAAACAGTCCGGTTTCATGGCGCGACTGGCCGAAGCCCAGAAGATGCAGGAGAAGCAGGCCCGTGAAAGAGCTAAGGAGGCGGCAAAGCGTAATTACCGCAGATAA
- a CDS encoding sialidase family protein yields the protein MKNHFKLLLLIGIFVTFTCCTAGNNSKNGGTEEVKWKKIKDIVIYEDPQFYSSFPSVVKNGKNDFIVAFRRAPDRRIFSEYGNNHVDPNSYLVMVRSKDGENWSKEPQLIYSHPFGGSQDPCLLRLSDGTLLCTSYTWAFLRPDGVENLKQPVFNIGGGVIFLGGYLVRSTDGGKRWGEPIYPPHVEDEIYLSALGEPLPAYNRGALCEGKNGRIYWVVAVNDSIPVKKTSNHLLVSDDKGLTWSYSGLVASDDNASFNEASIYETPKGDLVAFLRTANMDDQACIARSKDGGKTFRWEKMGFQGHPLNALRLPDERVLLTYGYRHKPYGIRARILNAECTDYATAPEMILREDGGNSDIGYTWPVLLDEKRVLIVYYFNKENGTRHIAGTILGR from the coding sequence ATGAAAAATCATTTCAAACTCTTGCTATTGATAGGAATCTTCGTCACGTTTACCTGTTGCACCGCTGGTAATAACAGCAAGAACGGCGGCACCGAGGAGGTGAAGTGGAAGAAGATCAAGGATATTGTGATCTATGAGGATCCACAGTTTTACTCCTCGTTTCCGTCTGTTGTGAAGAACGGGAAAAACGATTTTATAGTCGCCTTTCGTCGTGCTCCGGACCGAAGAATATTCAGTGAATATGGAAACAACCATGTAGATCCTAACAGTTACCTGGTGATGGTACGTTCTAAAGATGGCGAAAACTGGAGCAAAGAGCCGCAACTCATCTATTCGCATCCTTTTGGCGGTTCACAGGATCCCTGTCTGTTGAGACTGAGTGACGGCACCCTACTCTGCACCAGCTACACATGGGCCTTCTTAAGGCCCGACGGGGTTGAGAACCTGAAACAACCCGTCTTTAACATCGGAGGAGGAGTCATCTTCCTGGGGGGATACCTGGTGCGCTCAACTGATGGAGGAAAGAGGTGGGGAGAGCCAATCTATCCGCCTCACGTGGAAGATGAGATTTATCTGAGCGCCTTGGGAGAACCGCTTCCCGCATACAATAGAGGGGCATTGTGCGAGGGGAAAAATGGCCGCATCTATTGGGTTGTTGCCGTGAATGACTCCATACCGGTAAAGAAGACATCCAATCACCTGCTTGTATCGGATGACAAGGGACTCACCTGGAGCTACTCGGGACTGGTGGCAAGCGACGACAATGCCTCCTTTAACGAGGCTTCCATCTATGAAACCCCAAAAGGTGATCTGGTGGCATTTCTAAGAACGGCCAATATGGATGATCAGGCTTGTATTGCCCGATCCAAAGATGGTGGAAAGACGTTCAGATGGGAGAAGATGGGCTTTCAGGGTCATCCCCTTAATGCACTCCGGCTTCCGGATGAGAGGGTATTGCTCACTTACGGCTATCGTCACAAACCATACGGGATACGGGCCAGAATACTTAACGCCGAATGTACCGACTATGCCACCGCACCGGAGATGATTTTGCGGGAGGATGGCGGAAATAGTGATATTGGATACACATGGCCTGTGCTGCTCGATGAAAAGAGGGTTCTGATTGTCTATTACTTCAACAAAGAGAACGGAACCCGGCATATTGCCGGAACGATATTGGGAAGATGA
- a CDS encoding helix-turn-helix domain-containing protein, giving the protein MNPVTEKIKAVCAGKNITAEDLASNAGLTVAQIELIFNSEKIPSLSSLIKISRALGVRLGTFLDDNEALGPVVNRSPKPSTPVTFTSHLTRDNSHIDFFSLAASKSGRHMEPFFIEIKPSGSSPMSTSSHEGEEFLYVLQGAITVQYGMDRYVLNSGESIYYDSVVEHLVTSANDEPAQVLAVVYTPN; this is encoded by the coding sequence ATGAATCCAGTTACCGAGAAAATTAAGGCGGTATGTGCCGGCAAAAACATTACGGCAGAAGATCTTGCGTCGAACGCCGGTCTCACTGTGGCGCAGATTGAATTGATCTTTAACAGTGAAAAGATTCCGTCATTGTCATCGCTTATCAAGATTTCAAGGGCGCTGGGTGTGAGACTGGGGACATTCCTCGACGACAACGAGGCGCTTGGCCCAGTAGTCAACCGGAGTCCCAAGCCATCAACGCCGGTCACCTTTACCAGCCACCTCACCCGCGACAATTCCCACATCGATTTCTTTTCGCTGGCGGCAAGCAAGTCCGGAAGACATATGGAGCCGTTTTTCATCGAGATCAAACCTTCCGGTTCATCTCCCATGAGCACCTCCTCGCACGAGGGTGAAGAGTTCCTCTATGTCCTGCAGGGAGCAATAACCGTGCAATACGGTATGGATAGATATGTTTTGAACAGTGGTGAAAGCATTTACTACGACTCGGTTGTGGAACATCTGGTAACCTCTGCAAACGATGAACCGGCACAGGTGCTTGCCGTAGTATATACCCCAAATTGA
- a CDS encoding PHP domain-containing protein, with protein MKKISLLLMLSCVLSLQAQLRNNDVYEVTEMEQSRVRREIRIPNVDGYKVLKCDFHTHTVFSDGKVWPDTRVMEAWQEGLDAVAITDHIEYLPHKEIIKADLNESYKIAKKAADASGFIVIKGTEITRSKPLGHLNALFINDVMPMDVEDPLKAIDEAVRQGAFIMWNHPGWPDDKSTFYPVHEELIKAGKIHGLEVFNHMEYYPACFDWAMEHNLAFMANTDSHDPISNNYGRENQMRPMTLVLAKERSEASIKEALFAKRTMAFFNGELAGKPEHLKGLLKASLKIRVINEKLVEVTNISDITYQATGGKKLYIFPAGKTISFSVPAFDTVFTVENCHTGTGQKLTVTASDFDF; from the coding sequence ATGAAAAAAATTTCCCTTCTTCTGATGTTAAGTTGTGTACTGTCTCTTCAGGCACAGCTTCGCAACAATGACGTGTACGAGGTGACCGAGATGGAGCAGTCGCGTGTACGTAGAGAGATCCGTATTCCCAACGTGGATGGTTACAAGGTCCTGAAGTGCGATTTCCACACTCACACTGTTTTTTCTGACGGGAAGGTCTGGCCCGACACCCGGGTAATGGAAGCCTGGCAGGAGGGTCTGGATGCAGTAGCCATTACCGATCACATCGAGTATCTTCCGCATAAGGAGATCATCAAGGCCGACCTGAACGAATCGTACAAGATTGCAAAGAAGGCGGCTGATGCCAGCGGATTCATTGTCATCAAAGGGACAGAGATTACCCGTAGCAAACCGTTGGGACATTTGAACGCTCTCTTTATCAATGACGTCATGCCGATGGATGTGGAAGATCCCCTGAAGGCTATCGACGAAGCTGTACGGCAAGGTGCCTTTATCATGTGGAATCATCCCGGATGGCCCGATGACAAATCGACCTTCTACCCAGTTCACGAAGAGCTGATCAAGGCAGGAAAGATACATGGTTTGGAGGTATTCAACCACATGGAGTATTATCCGGCATGTTTCGACTGGGCCATGGAACATAACCTCGCATTCATGGCCAATACAGATAGCCATGATCCCATCAGTAACAACTACGGCAGGGAAAACCAGATGCGCCCCATGACACTTGTTCTGGCCAAAGAACGGAGTGAGGCAAGCATAAAAGAGGCGCTCTTTGCCAAACGGACGATGGCATTCTTCAACGGTGAGCTGGCAGGCAAACCGGAACACCTGAAAGGATTGCTGAAAGCCTCCCTGAAAATCCGGGTCATCAACGAGAAACTGGTTGAAGTGACCAATATCTCCGACATCACCTATCAGGCAACTGGCGGTAAAAAACTCTATATCTTCCCAGCCGGAAAAACCATCTCCTTTTCCGTCCCGGCATTCGATACGGTCTTCACCGTGGAGAACTGCCATACCGGTACAGGGCAAAAACTGACCGTTACGGCATCGGATTTTGACTTCTAA
- a CDS encoding GAF domain-containing protein: MAEEIVIPKGVSKRERYEALIPQLESLVESETDVIANMANIAAALKEVFGFFWVGFYIVKGEQLVLGPFQGPIACTRIRYGKGVCGTAWKEQKRIVVPDVDKFPGHIACSSLSRSEIVVPIFHQGNVAAVLDVDSELLDHFDETDEKFLTKIAESIKF, from the coding sequence ATGGCTGAAGAGATCGTTATTCCAAAAGGAGTTTCAAAAAGAGAGAGATACGAGGCATTGATTCCGCAATTGGAATCGTTGGTGGAGTCTGAAACCGATGTGATAGCTAATATGGCAAACATTGCCGCCGCCTTGAAGGAGGTTTTCGGCTTCTTCTGGGTCGGATTCTATATCGTCAAGGGAGAGCAGCTGGTGCTCGGTCCTTTTCAGGGTCCTATCGCCTGCACACGCATCCGGTATGGGAAAGGGGTCTGCGGAACAGCCTGGAAAGAGCAAAAGAGGATTGTTGTGCCCGATGTTGACAAGTTCCCGGGTCATATTGCCTGCAGCTCCCTCTCCAGGTCGGAGATCGTGGTGCCAATCTTTCACCAGGGAAATGTAGCGGCAGTACTGGATGTGGATAGTGAACTTCTCGACCATTTTGATGAGACAGACGAAAAATTCCTCACAAAAATTGCAGAATCGATAAAATTTTGA
- a CDS encoding IS1380 family transposase has protein sequence MQDKNSEKISFTACSVKKKFSSEQLTSYSGLSVTSDFINHCGIYGKLEHLFPTIRHNASRFSTAQILSSVLLASLCGVHRLKRIENFTFDALVSRLLKLPKNIDEDTIRRHLTGLGERGARSLHELLLDFTGLQVSRCGLKRVTLDCDSSTFTVYGNQQGAEVGYNSHKKGAKSYHPILCFVTEMKLLVNSWLRPGSSYTSNGVCEFVKETLAALPQKVEKVFFRADSGFFNGGLFDLLEEGKHEYLVKVKLKNLKDLLAGQTWQPVDPRTATCRFIHQCSGWRNPRMFYAVRIIKQMVEVDYFGEKQFVPEYEYFCYCSNLKGLDALQLHTLYGSRSESENWIEQTKNSLCAGKTITHDFWVNDILWQLSSFAYSLSVLMRYRGDFWVWRQEHSTFREWFIRVPGKVVKSGRQVTVKMPKEYYRKAGWRDFEQRITTTMTG, from the coding sequence ATGCAAGACAAAAATAGTGAAAAAATCTCATTTACTGCCTGTTCAGTAAAGAAAAAGTTCAGTTCAGAACAATTAACATCATATTCAGGGTTAAGCGTAACCTCTGATTTTATCAACCATTGCGGTATTTATGGCAAGCTGGAACATCTTTTTCCAACCATCCGCCACAATGCAAGCCGTTTCAGCACAGCCCAAATACTCTCAAGTGTCCTGTTGGCTTCGTTGTGCGGTGTTCACCGTTTGAAGCGGATTGAAAATTTCACCTTTGACGCCTTGGTTTCCCGCTTGTTGAAGTTACCCAAGAACATTGACGAGGACACCATACGCCGCCATTTGACAGGTTTGGGTGAAAGGGGCGCCCGTTCGCTTCACGAGTTGTTATTGGATTTTACCGGCTTGCAAGTTTCCCGTTGCGGGTTAAAACGCGTGACGCTTGATTGCGACTCAAGCACATTTACCGTTTACGGCAACCAACAAGGAGCTGAAGTGGGTTACAACTCGCATAAAAAGGGCGCGAAAAGCTATCACCCCATCTTATGTTTCGTCACGGAGATGAAACTGCTTGTCAATTCGTGGCTCCGCCCGGGTTCAAGCTACACCTCAAACGGCGTTTGTGAATTTGTCAAAGAAACCTTGGCCGCTCTTCCCCAAAAGGTGGAGAAGGTTTTTTTCAGGGCAGACAGCGGCTTTTTCAATGGTGGATTGTTTGATTTGCTGGAAGAGGGCAAACATGAATATTTGGTGAAAGTAAAGCTGAAAAACCTGAAAGATTTGCTTGCCGGGCAGACATGGCAACCGGTTGACCCACGGACGGCGACCTGCCGGTTTATACATCAATGTAGCGGTTGGAGGAATCCCCGCATGTTTTATGCCGTGCGCATCATAAAGCAAATGGTTGAAGTCGATTATTTTGGCGAAAAACAATTTGTACCCGAGTATGAGTACTTTTGCTATTGCTCGAACCTGAAAGGATTGGATGCCTTGCAGCTCCATACCCTTTATGGATCCCGATCAGAGAGTGAGAATTGGATCGAGCAAACCAAAAACTCGCTTTGTGCGGGAAAAACCATCACGCATGATTTTTGGGTAAACGATATTCTTTGGCAACTTTCGTCATTTGCCTACAGTTTATCGGTGCTCATGCGATACCGGGGCGACTTTTGGGTTTGGCGTCAAGAGCACTCTACCTTCCGAGAATGGTTTATCCGAGTGCCGGGAAAAGTGGTGAAATCCGGCAGGCAGGTCACGGTAAAAATGCCAAAGGAGTATTACCGAAAAGCGGGGTGGCGTGATTTTGAGCAGCGAATAACGACAACGATGACCGGATGA